Proteins from a single region of Corynebacterium casei LMG S-19264:
- a CDS encoding anthranilate synthase component 1: protein MTGFITASRALPYTTDAASLFDALATTHDSMLLESADIESKKNVQCLAVVDAALKVTCLGQRVRAQVLTPAGQAMLARLEEQLADYLVAPGEFAFEPSTDIDERRRLKAISNAEVLRKLQLDAGYSHEMLPFLGGGFAYDYLDTFEVLPEVRDGENEYPDYEFVVAQTLLHVDHLNQSIVLHGVDVDAAELEARLDKHLAKAQELFDAPAADTTDATDTSGAANEKTVTVTADILDKDFRKHVVNLQKNIYEGDIYQVVPARSFSMECPDAFAAYRKLRETNPSPYMFYIRGADYELIGASPESNLKFSADTREVQLYPIAGTRPRGATHELDIRNELDMRTDTKEVAEHTMLVDLARNDLARVAVPGTRRVADLLQVDRYSRVMHLVSRVVAELHPDFDAIDAYRACMNMGTLTGAPKLRAMELVRNTENKRRGSYGGAVGYLRGDGSMDNCIVIRSAFIKNDTAIVQAGAGVVRDSVPQSEADETLHKAYAVLHAIAAANNATLEVIR from the coding sequence ATGACCGGATTTATTACTGCATCACGGGCGCTGCCGTACACCACGGACGCCGCCTCGTTATTTGATGCCTTAGCCACCACACATGATTCAATGCTGCTGGAGTCAGCCGATATTGAATCTAAGAAAAACGTGCAGTGCCTGGCGGTGGTTGATGCTGCGCTCAAGGTCACGTGCCTCGGGCAGCGTGTCCGCGCCCAGGTACTGACCCCAGCGGGTCAGGCCATGCTGGCCCGTCTTGAGGAGCAGCTCGCTGACTACCTGGTTGCGCCGGGGGAGTTCGCATTTGAGCCTTCCACGGATATTGATGAGCGCCGTCGCCTGAAAGCCATTTCGAATGCAGAGGTTCTGCGTAAACTGCAGTTAGATGCAGGTTATTCACACGAAATGCTTCCTTTCTTAGGCGGCGGTTTTGCTTATGATTACCTCGATACTTTTGAGGTTCTGCCTGAGGTTCGTGATGGGGAAAATGAGTACCCGGATTATGAATTCGTGGTGGCGCAGACCCTGCTGCACGTGGATCACCTGAACCAGAGCATTGTTCTTCACGGTGTTGATGTGGATGCGGCAGAGCTAGAGGCACGGCTGGATAAGCATCTGGCTAAGGCACAAGAGCTTTTCGATGCCCCCGCGGCCGACACCACCGATGCCACTGATACTTCCGGGGCAGCAAATGAAAAGACCGTCACCGTCACCGCAGATATCTTGGACAAGGACTTCCGCAAGCATGTGGTGAACCTGCAGAAGAATATTTACGAGGGCGATATCTACCAGGTTGTCCCGGCGCGCTCTTTTTCCATGGAATGCCCAGACGCGTTCGCGGCATATCGCAAGCTGCGGGAGACTAATCCTTCTCCTTACATGTTCTATATCCGCGGTGCGGACTATGAACTAATTGGAGCTTCACCGGAATCTAATTTGAAGTTCTCAGCTGATACCCGCGAGGTACAGCTTTACCCAATCGCTGGCACGCGCCCACGCGGTGCAACCCACGAATTAGACATCCGCAATGAGCTGGATATGCGCACGGATACCAAGGAAGTTGCCGAGCACACCATGCTCGTGGACCTCGCGCGCAATGACCTCGCCCGCGTCGCGGTACCTGGCACGCGTCGCGTGGCAGATCTCTTGCAAGTAGACCGCTACTCCCGCGTCATGCACTTGGTCTCCCGGGTGGTGGCAGAACTGCACCCAGACTTCGACGCAATTGATGCTTACCGTGCGTGCATGAACATGGGCACGCTGACCGGTGCACCGAAGCTACGTGCGATGGAACTTGTCCGCAACACCGAGAATAAGCGCCGCGGCTCTTACGGTGGGGCAGTGGGGTATCTGCGCGGAGACGGCTCCATGGATAACTGCATTGTTATCCGTTCCGCATTCATTAAAAATGACACGGCTATTGTCCAAGCCGGTGCCGGCGTTGTCCGTGACTCCGTCCCACAATCTGAAGCCGATGAAACTTTGCACAAGGCTTACGCGGTACTGCACGCGATTGCCGCCGCCAACAACGCCACCCTGGAGGTCATCCGATGA
- a CDS encoding ABC transporter substrate-binding protein: MRINRISKPSRMTSVIAALSATALVLVGCSSESGDDAAGDSTGGDGDAAESYSIGINQLVQHPALDASAAGFKAAFEDAGVEVEWDEQNANGEQSTAVTIAQQMANADHDLYLAIATPAAQAMAQSIKDAPLLFTAVTDPEAAELVDSNDAPGANVTGTSDIAPISDQVDLLKELVPDAKTIGVVYASGEVNSQVQVDELTTVAGESGMDVTTQTVTSVTEIPQAVQALGDVDAIYVPTDNMVVSGIASLINVANDNQIPVIGAEAGTVEGGAAATLGIDYEQLGRQTGEMALRILQDGEEPASTPVETAKEFTYVVNPEAAEAQGIEIPEAILEEAETV; the protein is encoded by the coding sequence ATGAGAATTAATCGAATCTCCAAGCCCTCACGCATGACTTCAGTCATTGCTGCACTGTCTGCGACCGCACTGGTGCTGGTTGGCTGTTCATCGGAAAGCGGCGATGACGCTGCTGGCGATAGCACTGGCGGCGATGGTGACGCAGCGGAAAGCTACTCCATCGGCATCAACCAGCTCGTGCAGCACCCGGCACTGGATGCCAGCGCCGCAGGCTTCAAGGCCGCGTTTGAAGACGCCGGCGTCGAAGTGGAATGGGATGAGCAAAACGCCAACGGCGAGCAGTCCACCGCGGTGACCATCGCGCAGCAGATGGCGAACGCTGACCACGATCTGTACTTGGCTATTGCTACCCCAGCGGCGCAGGCCATGGCGCAGTCCATCAAGGATGCTCCCCTGCTCTTTACCGCAGTCACTGACCCAGAGGCAGCAGAGCTGGTAGATTCCAACGACGCCCCAGGCGCAAACGTCACCGGCACCTCTGACATCGCACCGATTTCGGACCAGGTGGATCTGCTCAAGGAACTGGTTCCGGATGCGAAGACCATCGGCGTTGTCTATGCCTCCGGTGAGGTCAACTCTCAGGTGCAGGTGGATGAGCTAACTACTGTGGCTGGTGAATCTGGCATGGATGTCACTACGCAGACCGTCACCTCCGTGACGGAGATACCGCAGGCTGTGCAGGCGCTCGGTGATGTTGATGCCATCTACGTGCCAACCGACAACATGGTTGTGTCCGGCATTGCTTCGCTCATCAACGTTGCCAATGACAACCAGATTCCAGTCATCGGCGCTGAGGCCGGCACCGTTGAAGGTGGTGCGGCCGCAACCTTGGGTATTGATTACGAGCAGCTGGGCCGCCAGACCGGTGAGATGGCTCTGCGCATCCTGCAAGATGGCGAAGAGCCTGCTTCTACCCCAGTGGAGACCGCGAAGGAATTCACCTACGTGGTGAACCCAGAAGCAGCGGAAGCTCAGGGCATTGAAATCCCAGAGGCAATTTTGGAAGAAGCTGAGACCGTATGA
- a CDS encoding dicarboxylate/amino acid:cation symporter → MSKSKVTDSLLFKIIIAIVLGIIVSLFAPEWLGRIFATFNGLFSNFLNFFIPVLIFALISPAIAGLGKGAGKWLGYTTAIAYGSTIIAGATALITAKLLYPLLLGNQSLGLDVSDIDEGSLTPYFEVEMPAPFEVMTALLLAFCVGLAMTAVTAETIYNASRELEAIVIKVIWGFVIPLLPIYIFGMFLGLGMNGNLLDVLSAFAKVLILSVVMTIAYLILQYVVAGAIAKRNPFKALRIMLPAYFTALGTSSSAASIPVTHGAALNNGISKPIAGFVIPLCATIHLSGSMIKLTLYGFAVVYLAGLNVSLTTAAGFILLLGVMMIAAPGVPGGAVMVAVGLMQSMMGFDDSMVALMIAAYIAVDSFGTAANVTGDGAIAMIVDRFAKNKMVDADDPENFLGGEGYEAEFIEGVDAETGSGKHAEK, encoded by the coding sequence ATGTCTAAGTCAAAAGTGACAGACTCACTGTTGTTCAAGATCATCATCGCGATTGTTCTTGGCATTATTGTAAGTCTTTTTGCCCCAGAATGGCTAGGGCGCATTTTCGCGACATTCAATGGGCTGTTCAGCAACTTCCTGAACTTCTTCATTCCGGTCTTGATTTTTGCGCTCATCTCGCCAGCGATTGCTGGTCTAGGAAAAGGTGCCGGAAAGTGGTTGGGATATACCACTGCTATTGCTTATGGTTCGACCATTATTGCCGGCGCCACTGCGCTCATTACCGCAAAGCTGCTCTATCCACTATTGCTTGGTAACCAGTCGCTCGGATTGGATGTATCCGACATCGATGAAGGCTCGTTGACACCTTACTTCGAAGTCGAAATGCCTGCACCTTTTGAGGTTATGACTGCGTTGCTGCTGGCTTTCTGTGTCGGCCTTGCAATGACTGCAGTCACAGCAGAGACCATTTACAACGCTTCGCGCGAGCTGGAAGCTATTGTCATCAAAGTAATCTGGGGATTCGTCATCCCACTATTGCCAATCTATATCTTTGGTATGTTCCTCGGCCTGGGTATGAATGGCAACCTGCTCGATGTGCTTTCTGCCTTTGCGAAGGTGCTAATCCTGTCAGTCGTCATGACCATTGCGTACCTGATCTTGCAATACGTTGTGGCAGGCGCAATTGCCAAGCGCAACCCATTTAAAGCATTGCGCATCATGTTGCCTGCGTACTTTACCGCGTTGGGTACTTCTTCATCTGCAGCTTCCATTCCAGTTACTCACGGGGCCGCACTGAACAACGGGATTTCCAAGCCGATTGCCGGTTTTGTTATTCCTCTGTGCGCGACCATTCACCTATCGGGCTCGATGATCAAGCTGACGTTGTATGGCTTTGCAGTCGTCTACCTGGCTGGACTGAATGTTAGCCTGACGACGGCAGCAGGATTCATTCTGCTGCTGGGCGTAATGATGATTGCCGCACCGGGTGTTCCAGGTGGCGCAGTCATGGTGGCAGTTGGTCTGATGCAAAGCATGATGGGCTTCGACGATTCCATGGTTGCTTTGATGATTGCCGCCTACATCGCGGTCGACTCCTTCGGCACCGCAGCGAATGTAACCGGTGACGGTGCAATCGCCATGATCGTTGACCGCTTTGCTAAGAATAAGATGGTCGACGCTGATGACCCAGAGAACTTCCTGGGTGGAGAAGGCTACGAGGCTGAGTTTATTGAAGGCGTTGATGCTGAAACTGGCTCTGGAAAGCACGCGGAAAAGTAG
- the trpD gene encoding anthranilate phosphoribosyltransferase, with product MAAPLNALTKYLDNPAPTVEEAQEVFYPLTNGDYDDIHIAALLATIRTRGETFADLAGAAKAFINASRPFPITGKGILDSAGTGGDGTNTINISTGASLLVGAGGAKVIKCGNRSVSSKSGSADALEALNIPLDLDVDRAVRQFEESGFTFLYAPAYHPAVAHVMPVRRALKVPTIFNSLGPILSPARPEFQIMGVANPQSGRTIAEVFKELGRGRAIVMHGAGTDEIAVHGPTQIWELRDGEIEEYTLNPEDFGVGTHQLSDLTGGDGVENAAALRKVFDNDAPAAHRDAIATNAGAMFYLTGHADSFKEGTDKALGLLADATVKDWLQRHEEANYAK from the coding sequence ATGGCAGCACCATTGAACGCTTTAACGAAGTACTTGGACAATCCCGCCCCCACAGTGGAGGAGGCCCAAGAGGTCTTCTACCCACTGACCAACGGTGATTATGACGATATCCACATCGCCGCACTGTTGGCCACCATCCGCACCCGAGGTGAAACCTTCGCGGACCTGGCTGGCGCGGCAAAGGCCTTCATCAACGCCTCCCGCCCGTTTCCTATCACCGGCAAGGGCATTCTAGACTCCGCCGGCACAGGTGGTGATGGCACCAACACCATCAACATTTCCACCGGTGCATCCTTGCTCGTCGGCGCTGGCGGCGCAAAAGTTATCAAGTGCGGCAACCGTTCTGTCTCCTCCAAGTCCGGCTCCGCCGACGCCTTGGAGGCACTCAACATTCCGCTCGACTTGGATGTTGACCGCGCCGTCCGCCAGTTCGAAGAATCAGGTTTTACATTCCTCTACGCACCGGCGTACCACCCTGCCGTCGCGCACGTTATGCCAGTGCGCCGCGCGCTGAAGGTGCCCACCATCTTCAACTCACTCGGCCCCATCCTTTCCCCGGCGCGCCCAGAGTTCCAGATCATGGGCGTTGCTAATCCACAATCGGGCCGTACCATCGCCGAGGTTTTCAAGGAGCTGGGCCGCGGCCGCGCGATTGTTATGCACGGCGCGGGCACCGATGAAATTGCCGTTCACGGCCCAACCCAGATCTGGGAGCTGCGTGATGGTGAGATTGAGGAATACACGCTGAATCCGGAAGACTTTGGCGTGGGCACCCACCAGCTTTCTGACCTCACTGGTGGTGACGGTGTGGAAAATGCTGCAGCTCTGCGCAAGGTCTTCGACAATGACGCACCGGCCGCTCATCGCGATGCCATCGCCACGAATGCCGGCGCAATGTTCTATCTCACCGGGCATGCAGACAGCTTCAAAGAGGGCACGGATAAGGCTTTGGGCTTGCTTGCCGATGCCACGGTGAAAGATTGGTTGCAGCGCCACGAGGAGGCAAACTATGCCAAATAA
- the trpA gene encoding tryptophan synthase subunit alpha, with amino-acid sequence MTTTRDGASRFEALFAALDEKNEGAFVPFLMLNDPTAEDSMEIIRTVVEAGADVLELGVPFSDPVADGPTIQGSHIRALDNGATVDNSLNLVRQIREEFPDTPVGMLIYGNVPFTRGLDKFYEEFGAAGADAILIPDVPVREGAPFAAAAEKAGVAPVFIAPARASERTLEGVAKYSKGYIYAVSRDGVTGTEQESQTLGLDEVVANIQRYNGAPALLGFGISTPEHVAEAIAAGAAGAITGSAITKIVNGYVSRETEDSPAVITNMEALKKEITEYVSAMKAATKK; translated from the coding sequence ATGACTACAACCCGTGATGGCGCTAGCCGTTTTGAAGCACTATTTGCTGCACTTGATGAGAAGAACGAAGGTGCATTCGTCCCTTTCCTCATGCTCAATGACCCGACAGCTGAAGACAGCATGGAAATCATCCGCACCGTCGTCGAAGCAGGCGCTGACGTTCTCGAACTTGGCGTTCCTTTCTCCGACCCAGTTGCTGACGGCCCAACCATTCAGGGCTCACACATCCGCGCTCTGGACAATGGCGCAACCGTTGATAATTCCCTGAACCTAGTTCGCCAAATCCGCGAAGAGTTCCCTGATACTCCCGTCGGCATGCTCATCTACGGCAACGTTCCCTTTACCCGTGGGCTAGATAAGTTCTACGAGGAATTCGGTGCTGCTGGCGCTGATGCCATCCTGATCCCGGATGTTCCAGTCCGAGAAGGCGCACCCTTTGCCGCCGCTGCTGAGAAGGCTGGGGTAGCTCCAGTATTCATCGCTCCGGCCCGTGCTTCAGAGCGCACCCTGGAAGGCGTTGCTAAGTACTCTAAGGGCTACATTTACGCTGTCTCCCGCGATGGAGTAACCGGTACAGAGCAAGAGTCCCAAACTCTTGGCCTCGACGAGGTAGTTGCCAATATCCAACGTTATAACGGTGCCCCAGCTCTTCTCGGCTTTGGTATTTCTACGCCAGAGCACGTTGCCGAAGCGATCGCCGCTGGCGCCGCTGGCGCGATTACCGGCTCAGCAATCACCAAGATTGTCAACGGTTACGTTTCACGTGAAACAGAGGATTCTCCCGCCGTCATTACCAACATGGAAGCTCTGAAGAAAGAAATCACGGAATACGTCTCCGCGATGAAAGCTGCGACCAAGAAATAA
- a CDS encoding CPBP family intramembrane glutamic endopeptidase, which translates to MLIGTALGLSPSGGSSETAGFHLSIVASILIFVITVILAPLFEEIVFRRVLMDWLDARFSTWIAATVTTVAFTAAHISPAIMLYIVFLGTSLILARLWFGSLWGSFLVHAANNGLVTAIALLAL; encoded by the coding sequence ATGCTCATCGGCACTGCACTGGGCCTAAGCCCGAGCGGCGGAAGCTCCGAGACGGCCGGCTTCCACCTCAGCATCGTTGCGAGCATCCTGATTTTTGTCATCACGGTAATCCTTGCGCCCCTTTTCGAAGAAATTGTCTTCCGACGCGTGCTCATGGACTGGCTTGATGCCCGATTCTCTACCTGGATTGCAGCGACAGTAACGACGGTAGCGTTCACCGCCGCCCACATCTCACCAGCCATCATGCTCTATATAGTGTTTTTGGGTACTTCCTTGATTCTTGCGCGCTTGTGGTTCGGAAGCTTGTGGGGATCATTCCTTGTCCATGCCGCCAATAATGGGCTCGTTACCGCAATAGCCCTGTTGGCTCTCTAA
- the trpCF gene encoding bifunctional indole-3-glycerol-phosphate synthase TrpC/phosphoribosylanthranilate isomerase TrpF, with protein sequence MPNKNPLPTVLEGIVETRRGHLEGIAKRIAHVDVDNLPRSTRSLYDNLHGATNAFIMECKSSSPSLGLIREHYEPGAIARIYSRYAAGISVLCEPERFGGDYDHLQTVALSSHLPVLCKDFIVDEVQIHAARYFGADAILLMLSVLDDEEYTRLQSEAHRFGLDVLTEVIDTDEVERAIRLGAKIFGVNHRNLHDLSIDLSRSKTLSSLLPEGSVVVSESGIRNNATVRALGGHSNGFLVGSQLTSTPDIDRAARELVYGHNKVCGLTTWSAAQAARAAGAVYGGLVFEEASPRNVSRETAEDIIAHESDLDYVAVSRRTEGWAELAAIDGVEALQLHAPYQGSFEAEFEYIHAVVQEVRDSGIAVASSKDEDLDFGAEKESGLQIWRAVSMTYADGPALAQALIADKAVDRVVLDSGDGGTGTSFDWSTVPESVLSSALLAGGIGPDNAEEALRVGTLGLDLNSGLETFKGVKDTGLIARTFATIRNFHA encoded by the coding sequence ATGCCAAATAAGAATCCACTTCCGACAGTTCTCGAAGGAATTGTTGAGACCCGCCGGGGGCATCTGGAAGGCATCGCTAAGCGAATTGCGCACGTTGATGTAGATAACCTGCCACGCTCAACCCGCTCCCTGTATGACAACCTGCATGGCGCAACCAACGCGTTCATCATGGAGTGCAAGTCTTCATCTCCTTCCCTCGGGTTGATTCGTGAGCACTATGAGCCAGGTGCCATCGCCCGGATTTACTCGCGTTATGCCGCCGGTATTTCTGTGCTTTGTGAGCCTGAGCGTTTCGGTGGGGACTATGACCATCTGCAAACCGTTGCCCTGTCCTCGCACCTGCCTGTGCTGTGCAAAGATTTCATTGTGGATGAAGTTCAAATCCATGCCGCACGCTACTTCGGTGCCGACGCCATCTTATTGATGCTCTCGGTGCTAGACGATGAAGAGTACACACGCCTGCAAAGTGAAGCCCACCGATTCGGCCTGGACGTGCTCACCGAAGTCATTGACACCGATGAAGTCGAGCGCGCTATCCGTTTGGGTGCGAAGATCTTCGGCGTCAATCACCGTAATCTGCACGATCTCAGCATCGATCTGAGCCGCTCCAAGACTCTATCTTCTCTGCTTCCTGAGGGCTCTGTTGTGGTCTCCGAATCCGGCATTCGCAACAATGCCACCGTGCGCGCTCTTGGCGGTCACTCCAATGGTTTCCTGGTGGGTTCTCAACTCACCTCCACCCCGGACATTGACCGCGCCGCCCGTGAGCTGGTCTATGGCCACAACAAGGTCTGCGGACTCACTACCTGGTCTGCTGCCCAAGCCGCTCGCGCCGCTGGGGCTGTCTACGGCGGACTGGTCTTCGAAGAAGCATCTCCACGCAATGTTTCACGTGAAACAGCGGAAGACATTATTGCCCACGAATCTGATTTGGACTACGTTGCGGTATCCCGCCGTACCGAAGGCTGGGCCGAGTTAGCTGCCATCGATGGCGTGGAAGCACTGCAATTGCACGCGCCGTACCAAGGCAGCTTCGAAGCCGAGTTCGAGTACATCCACGCTGTGGTACAAGAAGTTCGCGACTCCGGTATCGCCGTCGCATCCTCCAAGGATGAAGACCTGGACTTCGGCGCAGAGAAGGAGAGTGGTCTACAAATCTGGCGCGCTGTCTCCATGACTTATGCCGACGGCCCCGCTCTTGCCCAGGCGCTTATCGCGGACAAAGCAGTCGACCGCGTTGTTCTCGACTCCGGCGATGGCGGAACCGGCACGAGCTTCGACTGGTCCACTGTTCCTGAATCCGTTCTTTCCTCCGCGCTCCTCGCAGGCGGAATTGGCCCCGATAATGCCGAAGAAGCTCTTCGTGTTGGCACCCTCGGCCTCGACCTCAATTCCGGACTGGAGACCTTCAAGGGCGTTAAGGACACTGGACTCATCGCGCGCACTTTTGCGACAATTAGAAATTTCCACGCTTAA
- a CDS encoding anthranilate synthase component II — protein sequence MSTVENKTDNKTKNKPKVLLLDNHDSFVYNLVDALSGYDTVVMRNTVTVTEVLAQQPDMIVLSPGPGHPTEAGCMMELIDTFLGKIPLLGICLGFQALLEHHGGEVAPCGPVHGSTDTMILTEAGTQHPVFKGLTTDVEPDQPDYVGTQVPIARYHSLGCVSLPQGLRALGYIDDIVMAAETEDGLALGLQFHPESVLTPTGPIMLERCVEQLASKS from the coding sequence ATGAGCACTGTAGAAAACAAGACTGACAACAAGACTAAAAACAAGCCGAAGGTTTTGTTGCTCGATAATCATGATTCTTTCGTCTACAACCTTGTTGATGCCCTCTCCGGCTATGACACCGTAGTCATGCGCAATACCGTCACAGTGACGGAAGTGCTCGCGCAACAGCCTGACATGATCGTGCTCTCCCCAGGCCCGGGTCACCCGACCGAAGCCGGCTGCATGATGGAACTCATCGACACCTTCTTGGGCAAGATTCCACTGCTGGGAATCTGCCTTGGTTTCCAAGCCTTGCTGGAGCACCACGGTGGGGAAGTGGCGCCCTGCGGTCCGGTCCACGGTTCAACCGACACGATGATTCTTACCGAAGCCGGAACCCAACACCCCGTGTTCAAGGGGCTGACCACTGATGTGGAACCAGACCAGCCGGACTATGTGGGCACCCAAGTTCCCATCGCTAGGTATCACTCACTTGGCTGCGTCAGCTTGCCTCAGGGACTGCGCGCTTTGGGCTACATCGATGACATCGTCATGGCTGCAGAAACCGAAGACGGCCTCGCGCTGGGTCTGCAGTTCCACCCCGAATCCGTGCTTACCCCAACGGGTCCGATCATGTTGGAGCGTTGCGTGGAGCAATTGGCATCGAAAAGCTAA
- the trpB gene encoding tryptophan synthase subunit beta, whose protein sequence is MTETSTTNESRETLLPAYFGEFGGQFVPESLIPALDQLEKAFVDAMEDESFQKELADLLRDYLGRPTPITEVHKLGGKARIFLKREDLVHGGAHKTNQVLGQALLAKRMGKTRIIAETGAGQHGTATALACALLDLECVVYMGAKDVARQQPNVFRMELMGAKVVPVDTGSGTLKDAVNEALRDWTATFHESHYLLGTAAGPHPFPTIVREFHRVISTEAKAQMLERIGGLPDLVVACVGGGSNAIGMFADFIDEEGVELVGAEPGGEGLDSGKHGATINNGTIGILHGARSYLMRNTDGQVEESYSISAGLDYPGVGPQHAHLHATGRAKYVGITDAEALEAFQLLSQQEGIIPALESSHALAYALKRKDEDINILVSLSGRGDKDIDHVRQTLEAHPELVIKEKN, encoded by the coding sequence ATGACTGAAACTTCTACTACGAACGAATCCCGAGAGACACTCCTTCCGGCCTACTTCGGCGAATTCGGCGGACAATTCGTCCCAGAATCTCTCATCCCTGCCCTCGACCAACTCGAAAAGGCCTTCGTCGATGCCATGGAGGACGAGTCTTTCCAAAAGGAACTCGCAGACCTCCTGCGTGATTACTTGGGCCGTCCAACCCCGATTACTGAAGTCCACAAGCTCGGCGGCAAGGCGCGCATCTTCCTCAAACGCGAGGACCTTGTTCACGGTGGTGCCCACAAGACCAACCAGGTCTTGGGCCAAGCACTGTTGGCTAAGCGCATGGGTAAGACTCGCATCATCGCGGAGACCGGCGCCGGACAGCACGGCACCGCGACAGCTCTTGCATGTGCGCTATTAGACCTTGAATGCGTTGTCTACATGGGTGCTAAAGACGTTGCGCGCCAACAACCAAACGTGTTCCGCATGGAACTGATGGGCGCCAAAGTCGTACCCGTTGACACCGGCTCCGGCACTTTGAAAGACGCCGTCAACGAAGCATTGCGGGACTGGACCGCCACCTTCCATGAGTCGCACTACCTTCTCGGTACCGCCGCCGGCCCGCACCCATTCCCAACCATCGTGCGTGAATTCCACCGCGTCATCTCCACTGAGGCGAAGGCGCAGATGCTTGAACGCATCGGCGGTCTGCCAGACTTGGTCGTCGCTTGTGTGGGTGGCGGTTCCAACGCAATTGGCATGTTCGCAGATTTTATTGATGAAGAAGGCGTGGAACTTGTCGGCGCTGAGCCCGGCGGAGAAGGCCTCGACTCCGGCAAGCATGGTGCGACCATCAACAATGGCACCATCGGTATTTTGCACGGCGCTCGCAGCTACCTCATGCGCAATACCGACGGCCAAGTAGAGGAGTCCTACTCGATCTCCGCCGGACTGGATTACCCAGGCGTAGGCCCACAGCACGCGCACTTGCACGCTACCGGTCGCGCGAAGTACGTCGGCATTACCGATGCTGAGGCACTTGAAGCTTTCCAGCTGCTCTCCCAACAAGAGGGCATCATTCCAGCACTCGAATCTTCCCACGCGCTGGCTTATGCGCTCAAGCGCAAGGACGAAGACATCAACATTCTGGTCTCCCTTTCCGGTCGCGGTGACAAAGACATCGACCACGTTCGCCAGACTCTCGAAGCACACCCTGAGCTTGTCATCAAGGAGAAGAACTAA
- a CDS encoding SdpI family protein has product MVAVGIVMLIFAVYWLGFGGLATARRLPGNKYFGLRIPDVRKSKEAWDGSHVVAGPVWILAGVSFLFGALVAFRASGWMWLIPVATVLIAIVAISVGSNLGARAAHLYTLKDQEENGGCSSEGGCSCGSGGCGSSAGAPQVDMDALRNAVKNVEGV; this is encoded by the coding sequence ATGGTCGCTGTTGGTATTGTCATGTTGATTTTCGCCGTGTATTGGCTGGGTTTTGGCGGTTTAGCTACCGCCCGCCGACTACCGGGAAACAAGTATTTTGGTCTGCGTATCCCAGATGTACGCAAGTCGAAAGAAGCCTGGGACGGCTCGCACGTCGTGGCTGGCCCAGTCTGGATCCTCGCTGGCGTTTCTTTCCTCTTTGGCGCACTCGTTGCATTCCGCGCCTCGGGCTGGATGTGGCTGATCCCCGTCGCCACCGTTCTCATCGCAATTGTTGCAATCTCGGTCGGTTCTAACCTTGGCGCGCGGGCAGCCCACCTGTACACGCTTAAAGATCAGGAGGAGAACGGCGGCTGCAGTTCCGAAGGTGGCTGCAGCTGTGGCTCCGGCGGATGCGGTTCTTCTGCAGGAGCTCCACAAGTTGATATGGATGCACTCCGCAACGCGGTCAAAAATGTAGAAGGCGTCTAA